In Gulosibacter molinativorax, a single window of DNA contains:
- a CDS encoding Ltp family lipoprotein, with protein sequence MSNPFANPKSAGWYADPIRPGVERYFDGVAWSGEARDTNGPGEGGQVDARSRRAGSSRDARGPVAEDRAPYRRPENEFSLGVDSSLGVDSSLGIDAPLRAGPSLGVEPVRPLGAEPAIDVAHESLFVTAEAMDPARAPARQPHQQQPPHSEQPQPQSQQVQQRQPQQQQQQPQSQRVQPQQPQTPPNAYQQRQGDRAARRATVEEARRKAQEETQAKLEQAKASAGSVAKPVVKKTGTGCLWIFWMLVMAFILWAIFSGGSDSDDAGDSNSSVIDTNSSSSDTASGAESENPEEVAQYYLDAEAVVAAVDGSGIDWQEQAVEKAQSYIDSLDLSGQELYDQLEYEQFTPEQIEYALNQVDG encoded by the coding sequence ATGTCGAACCCGTTTGCGAACCCCAAGTCGGCCGGCTGGTATGCCGACCCGATTAGGCCGGGCGTCGAGCGCTACTTTGACGGCGTCGCGTGGTCGGGTGAAGCGCGCGACACGAACGGTCCGGGCGAGGGCGGTCAAGTGGATGCGCGCAGTCGTCGCGCTGGATCGTCGCGGGATGCGCGTGGCCCAGTCGCGGAAGATCGCGCGCCCTATCGACGACCAGAGAATGAGTTCTCGCTCGGGGTGGATTCCTCTTTGGGTGTGGATTCCTCATTGGGTATTGACGCGCCGCTTCGTGCCGGGCCTTCGCTCGGGGTCGAGCCCGTTCGGCCGCTCGGGGCTGAGCCCGCGATCGATGTCGCGCACGAATCTCTCTTTGTCACGGCGGAAGCCATGGACCCCGCAAGGGCACCGGCCCGGCAGCCGCATCAGCAACAGCCACCGCATTCAGAACAACCGCAGCCGCAATCGCAACAGGTGCAACAGCGGCAGCCGCAACAACAACAGCAGCAACCGCAATCGCAACGGGTGCAACCGCAGCAACCGCAAACCCCGCCGAATGCCTACCAGCAGCGGCAAGGGGATCGGGCCGCGCGCCGAGCCACCGTCGAGGAAGCCCGCCGAAAGGCGCAGGAGGAGACACAAGCCAAACTTGAGCAGGCGAAAGCATCAGCAGGCAGTGTTGCGAAGCCGGTGGTCAAGAAAACAGGCACCGGATGCTTGTGGATCTTTTGGATGCTCGTCATGGCCTTCATCCTCTGGGCAATCTTCTCGGGCGGATCAGACTCGGACGACGCAGGCGATTCCAATTCATCCGTAATCGACACGAACTCCTCGAGCAGCGACACTGCATCCGGCGCCGAGAGCGAGAACCCGGAGGAAGTCGCACAGTATTACCTCGACGCGGAGGCCGTTGTGGCTGCCGTTGACGGCTCCGGCATCGACTGGCAAGAACAGGCCGTCGAGAAGGCGCAGTCATACATCGACAGTCTGGACTTGAGCGGCCAAGAACTATACGACCAGCTCGAATATGAACAGTTCACACCCGAACAGATTGAGTATGCGCTCAACCAAGTCGACGGATAA
- the guaB gene encoding IMP dehydrogenase, protein MTEHDPFAFTGLTYDDVLLLPEETDVIPSEVDTTTQLTRNISVKVPLISAAMDTVTESRMAIAMARQGGLGILHRNLSIDDQAAMVDRVKRSESGMVTNPITTSPDATVAEVDAVCGQFRISGLPVVDGAGKLVGIISNRDMRFVPDSEKATTKVHEVMTSGDLVTGHVGITGEEAFALLGKHRIEKLPLVDDNGILTGLITVKDFDKIDKYPDATKDEQGRLRVGAAIGFFGDAFDRAVALRDAGVDVLVVDTANGQSRGEIDMIRRLKSDPTFAGVDIIGGNIATREGAAALIEAGADAVKVGVGPGSICTTRVVAGVGVPQITAIYEASKAARGTGVPIIADGGLQHSGDIAKALVAGADSVMLGSLLAGTDESPGDLIFVNGKQFKQYRGMGSLGALQTRGKKTSYSRDRYFQADVPSDDDLIAEGIEGKVQYRGTVRQNVFQLTGGLHQSMFYVGARTVPELKSRGRFVRITPAGLKESHPHDVQMVVEAPNYRK, encoded by the coding sequence ATGACCGAGCACGACCCATTCGCGTTTACTGGACTCACCTACGACGACGTCCTGCTGCTGCCGGAAGAAACTGACGTCATCCCCTCCGAGGTCGACACGACTACGCAGCTCACCCGCAACATCTCGGTGAAGGTGCCCCTCATCTCCGCCGCCATGGACACCGTGACCGAATCCCGCATGGCCATCGCGATGGCCCGTCAGGGCGGTCTCGGCATCCTGCACCGCAACCTCTCGATCGATGACCAGGCCGCGATGGTCGACCGCGTCAAGCGTTCGGAATCCGGCATGGTCACCAACCCCATCACGACCTCGCCTGACGCGACCGTCGCCGAGGTGGATGCGGTGTGCGGCCAGTTCCGCATCTCCGGTCTGCCCGTGGTCGATGGTGCGGGCAAGCTCGTCGGCATCATCTCAAACCGCGACATGCGCTTCGTGCCCGACAGCGAGAAGGCAACCACGAAGGTGCACGAGGTAATGACCTCGGGCGACCTCGTGACGGGCCACGTCGGCATTACCGGCGAGGAGGCCTTTGCGCTCCTCGGCAAGCACCGCATCGAGAAGCTCCCGCTCGTTGATGACAACGGCATCCTGACCGGCCTCATCACGGTCAAGGACTTCGACAAGATCGACAAGTACCCGGACGCGACGAAGGACGAACAGGGTCGCCTCCGTGTCGGCGCCGCCATCGGCTTCTTCGGCGACGCATTCGACCGTGCCGTCGCGCTGCGCGACGCGGGCGTCGACGTGCTTGTCGTCGACACGGCCAACGGCCAGTCGCGCGGTGAGATCGACATGATCCGTCGCCTCAAGAGCGACCCGACCTTCGCCGGCGTCGACATCATCGGGGGCAACATCGCGACCCGCGAGGGCGCGGCGGCGCTCATCGAGGCCGGCGCGGATGCGGTGAAGGTCGGCGTTGGTCCCGGCTCGATTTGCACGACCCGTGTCGTTGCAGGTGTCGGCGTGCCGCAGATCACCGCGATCTACGAGGCATCCAAGGCCGCGCGCGGCACCGGGGTGCCGATCATCGCCGACGGTGGTCTGCAGCACTCGGGCGACATCGCGAAGGCGCTCGTCGCTGGCGCCGACTCGGTGATGCTCGGCTCGCTGCTCGCGGGCACGGACGAGTCGCCCGGTGACCTCATCTTCGTCAACGGCAAGCAGTTCAAGCAGTACCGCGGCATGGGCTCGCTCGGCGCGCTGCAGACCCGCGGCAAGAAGACGTCCTACTCGCGCGACCGCTACTTCCAGGCGGATGTGCCGAGCGACGACGACCTGATCGCCGAGGGCATTGAGGGCAAGGTGCAGTACCGCGGCACCGTGCGCCAGAACGTGTTCCAGCTCACCGGCGGCCTGCACCAGTCGATGTTCTATGTCGGCGCACGCACCGTCCCCGAGCTGAAGTCGCGCGGCCGCTTCGTGCGTATCACGCCCGCCGGCCTCAAGGAATCGCACCCGCACGATGTCCAGATGGTCGTCGAGGCGCCGAACTACCGCAAGTAG
- a CDS encoding Ltp family lipoprotein, producing the protein MSNSWQNPPSAGWYPDSQNPSQEQYFDGVTWTSNFRPVAGADGAQYGAGDAPTQQYGAGQAGAEHDSQGSYGGGQYGADQSGAGDAPTQQYGAGQYGAGQYGSDQYGSDQYGGSAGDAPTQQYGAGQYGGDQYGSGAGDAPTQQYGAGQFGSDQYGAGQYGSGDAPTQAFGASDAPTQQYGAGDYSASQPDGSGQYVSGASDAGGYDAGQPGQYGSGPHGAQDAPTQQFGASPYGATGQYGSDQYGGQQGGDQYGSDQYGTGQYGTPPSTNAGGSYGAGGYGGGQYGQGDPNQDPDAAAKKKKKILAWSIGGGALAIVLIVGAIFLTTSRGGPDETDAPIAEEPTTEPTDQPAEPTQQPAEPTQDSGNSGSGSGTAEQQDALDSAEDYINAMAFSRDGLIDQLEYEGYSTDDATWAVDQLNVDWDEQAVLYAEQLIDYGTGYSEKGLVSSLVSTGFTSDQANNAVGSLDVDWSEQAVLSAESSLEYGSGYSEKGLIEMLTYSEFSTEDAEAAVASLDVDWNDQAVQSAESYMRAIPDMTEDELYDQLIYEDFTPEQAQHGVDSVDFK; encoded by the coding sequence TTGAGCAATTCGTGGCAAAACCCGCCGTCCGCAGGGTGGTACCCAGACTCGCAGAACCCGAGCCAGGAACAGTACTTCGACGGCGTCACCTGGACCTCGAACTTCCGTCCTGTCGCTGGCGCTGACGGCGCTCAGTACGGCGCCGGTGATGCGCCGACCCAGCAGTATGGCGCGGGTCAGGCGGGTGCCGAGCACGATTCGCAAGGCTCGTACGGCGGTGGCCAGTACGGTGCGGACCAATCGGGTGCAGGGGATGCACCGACTCAGCAGTACGGAGCCGGCCAGTATGGCGCAGGCCAGTACGGCAGCGATCAGTACGGCAGCGATCAGTACGGCGGGAGCGCAGGTGACGCCCCGACTCAGCAATACGGCGCCGGCCAATACGGCGGCGACCAGTATGGCTCGGGCGCGGGTGACGCCCCGACTCAGCAGTACGGCGCCGGCCAATTCGGCAGCGACCAATACGGTGCCGGCCAGTACGGCTCGGGTGACGCCCCGACCCAGGCATTTGGCGCATCCGACGCCCCGACTCAGCAGTATGGAGCTGGCGACTACAGCGCCTCGCAGCCGGACGGCTCAGGACAGTACGTCTCGGGCGCATCGGATGCGGGCGGGTACGACGCAGGCCAGCCAGGCCAATACGGCTCGGGACCGCATGGGGCACAGGATGCGCCGACGCAGCAGTTTGGGGCATCCCCCTACGGCGCGACCGGACAGTACGGCAGCGACCAGTACGGCGGGCAGCAAGGCGGCGACCAATACGGCAGCGACCAGTACGGCACTGGCCAGTACGGCACCCCGCCGAGCACGAACGCCGGAGGCAGTTACGGCGCGGGCGGCTACGGCGGCGGCCAGTACGGTCAGGGCGATCCAAACCAGGACCCGGACGCGGCGGCCAAGAAGAAGAAAAAGATCCTCGCGTGGTCGATCGGTGGCGGCGCGCTGGCAATCGTCCTCATTGTCGGCGCAATTTTCCTGACGACCTCCCGAGGCGGACCGGACGAGACGGATGCGCCGATCGCCGAGGAGCCGACTACGGAACCGACGGACCAGCCTGCGGAACCTACGCAGCAGCCAGCGGAGCCAACGCAGGATTCGGGCAACTCGGGGTCCGGCTCTGGCACCGCCGAGCAGCAAGACGCGCTCGATTCGGCGGAGGATTACATCAATGCGATGGCCTTCTCCCGAGACGGTCTAATCGACCAGCTCGAGTACGAGGGGTACTCGACCGATGACGCCACGTGGGCAGTCGACCAGCTCAACGTTGATTGGGACGAGCAGGCAGTGCTGTATGCCGAGCAGCTCATCGACTACGGCACGGGCTATTCCGAGAAGGGTCTCGTCAGCTCGCTCGTATCGACCGGGTTCACGAGTGACCAGGCGAACAACGCCGTCGGATCGCTTGACGTGGACTGGAGCGAGCAGGCCGTCCTGTCGGCAGAGTCAAGCCTCGAATACGGCAGCGGCTATTCCGAGAAGGGCCTAATTGAGATGCTTACCTACAGCGAGTTCTCGACCGAGGACGCCGAAGCGGCGGTCGCGTCGCTCGACGTGGACTGGAATGACCAGGCGGTGCAATCGGCGGAAAGCTACATGCGGGCGATTCCCGACATGACGGAAGACGAACTGTACGACCAGTTGATCTACGAGGACTTCACGCCGGAGCAAGCACAGCACGGCGTCGACAGCGTCGACTTCAAGTAG
- the glpK gene encoding glycerol kinase GlpK: MADHILALDQGTTSTRAIIFDRDGRIVATAQREHRQSFPQPGWVEHDATEIWRNARNCIGLVLADAQLTPADIAAVGITNQRETTVCWDRKTGRPLHPAIVWQDTRTQGIVDRIAEHGGVDQFRERTGLPLNAYFTATKIAWLLENVEGLRERANAGEVLFGTVDTWLTWQLTGGPKGGVHVTDVTNASRSLLMRLDSCEWDAELLAAFGIPRASLPEIRSSSEVYGHCAEWTPIAGVPVAGILGDQQAATFGQAAFDEGEAKNTYGTGSFLVYGTGTEPVLSSHGLLTTVAYKLGDGATHYALEGSIAVTGSLVQWLRDNLGLISTSAEIEPLAASVDDNGGCYIVPAFSGLYAPWWRPDARGVIVGLTRYITKGHIARAALESTAFQSADVLEACNADADEPLTELRVDGGMTVNDALMQFQADVLGVPVVRPVITETTALGAAFAAGLAVGFWADLDALRALWREDRRFEPAMSPDERARLRREWRKAVSRSFDLA; the protein is encoded by the coding sequence GTGGCCGACCACATCCTTGCCCTCGACCAGGGCACGACCTCAACGCGCGCGATCATCTTCGACCGCGACGGCCGCATCGTGGCGACCGCGCAGCGCGAGCACCGCCAGTCCTTCCCGCAGCCGGGCTGGGTCGAGCACGATGCCACCGAAATCTGGCGCAACGCCCGCAACTGCATCGGCCTCGTGCTCGCGGATGCGCAGCTCACCCCCGCGGATATCGCGGCGGTCGGCATCACCAATCAACGCGAGACGACGGTCTGTTGGGATCGCAAGACCGGCCGCCCCCTGCATCCCGCGATCGTCTGGCAAGACACGCGCACGCAGGGCATCGTGGACCGCATCGCCGAACACGGCGGCGTCGACCAGTTTCGCGAGCGCACGGGCCTCCCCCTCAACGCCTACTTCACGGCGACGAAGATCGCGTGGCTCCTCGAAAACGTCGAGGGCCTCCGCGAGCGCGCCAATGCAGGCGAGGTCCTCTTCGGCACCGTCGACACCTGGCTCACGTGGCAGCTCACAGGCGGCCCGAAGGGCGGGGTGCATGTCACGGACGTGACCAACGCATCCCGCAGCCTGCTCATGCGGCTGGACTCGTGCGAGTGGGATGCGGAACTCCTCGCCGCCTTCGGGATTCCGCGAGCATCCCTCCCCGAGATCCGCTCATCGAGCGAGGTGTACGGCCACTGCGCCGAGTGGACGCCGATCGCTGGCGTGCCTGTCGCGGGCATCCTCGGCGACCAGCAGGCCGCCACGTTCGGCCAGGCCGCGTTTGACGAGGGCGAAGCGAAAAACACGTACGGCACGGGCTCGTTCCTCGTGTACGGCACTGGCACCGAACCGGTATTGAGCTCACATGGGCTACTCACGACGGTCGCGTACAAGCTCGGCGACGGCGCAACCCACTACGCGCTCGAGGGATCGATTGCCGTCACGGGCTCGCTCGTGCAGTGGCTGCGCGACAACCTCGGCCTCATCTCGACCTCGGCCGAAATCGAACCGCTCGCCGCATCCGTCGACGACAATGGCGGCTGCTATATCGTGCCCGCCTTTTCCGGTCTCTACGCGCCGTGGTGGCGGCCGGATGCGCGCGGCGTCATCGTGGGCCTCACCCGCTACATCACCAAGGGTCACATCGCCCGTGCTGCGCTCGAGTCCACGGCATTTCAGTCGGCGGACGTCCTCGAGGCGTGCAACGCGGATGCGGATGAGCCCCTCACGGAGCTGCGCGTCGACGGTGGGATGACGGTAAACGACGCGCTGATGCAGTTTCAAGCGGATGTGCTCGGCGTGCCCGTGGTGCGTCCCGTCATCACCGAGACGACCGCGCTCGGCGCGGCCTTCGCCGCCGGACTCGCGGTCGGGTTCTGGGCCGATCTGGATGCGCTGCGCGCGCTGTGGCGCGAGGATCGTCGCTTTGAACCCGCGATGTCACCGGATGAACGGGCACGGCTTCGTCGGGAATGGCGAAAGGCGGTCTCCCGCAGCTTCGATCTTGCGTAG
- a CDS encoding class I SAM-dependent methyltransferase, whose amino-acid sequence MDREDLTALLTSETMRLLDEFADLATTRDALGAVTSLRKAGVDARTSAAILTQLKLRRKAKAKFGDFAGRMLFTEDGLAQATRLQVAAHHGNRFRAAEVRRIADLGCGIGADAMTFAALGFDVVAVEMDEVTAAIATHNLAPFPNAEVRHARAEDIDLAEFDGVFLDPARRTAREGSTEHGASRRLADPADWSPSLDFAFGTMGEDAARAVGVKLGPAIPHELLPDDGEAQWVSVGGELVECAVWLGPAAREGVRRSVLSIRDGKSNELSARTSADEAVDAPVGDLGEWLHEPDPAIIRARFIGDLARQLGGRMIAPEIAWITTDESATSPFAQSFRVLEQFKLDKQVLKRELKARGIGTLEIKVRGVDLDPAAFRKQLALKGDASATLICTRVGDRRVALLAERA is encoded by the coding sequence ATGGATCGCGAAGACTTGACCGCCCTGCTCACCTCCGAGACAATGCGGCTACTCGACGAATTCGCAGATCTCGCCACGACTCGCGACGCGCTCGGCGCAGTCACTTCCCTGCGCAAGGCGGGGGTGGATGCGCGCACCAGCGCCGCAATCCTCACTCAGCTCAAGCTGCGGCGAAAGGCTAAGGCCAAGTTCGGTGACTTCGCGGGCCGGATGCTCTTCACCGAGGACGGACTGGCCCAGGCCACGCGGCTGCAGGTCGCGGCGCACCACGGCAACCGTTTTCGCGCCGCGGAGGTCCGCCGCATCGCCGATCTCGGCTGCGGCATCGGGGCGGATGCGATGACGTTCGCCGCGCTCGGCTTCGACGTCGTCGCGGTCGAGATGGATGAGGTCACCGCCGCGATCGCGACACACAACCTCGCCCCTTTCCCGAACGCCGAGGTACGCCACGCCCGCGCCGAGGACATCGATCTCGCCGAGTTTGACGGCGTGTTCCTCGACCCGGCCCGGCGCACCGCGCGCGAGGGTTCGACGGAACACGGCGCATCCCGCCGCCTCGCCGACCCCGCCGACTGGTCGCCTTCGCTCGATTTCGCGTTCGGCACCATGGGTGAGGATGCGGCGCGGGCGGTTGGCGTGAAGCTCGGCCCCGCGATCCCCCATGAGTTGCTCCCGGATGATGGTGAGGCACAGTGGGTGTCGGTAGGCGGCGAGCTTGTCGAGTGCGCGGTGTGGCTGGGGCCAGCGGCACGCGAGGGTGTCCGCAGGTCGGTGCTGAGCATCCGCGATGGCAAGAGCAACGAGCTGTCGGCTCGCACATCCGCCGACGAAGCGGTCGATGCGCCGGTCGGCGACCTGGGCGAATGGCTCCACGAGCCCGATCCCGCGATTATCAGGGCGCGGTTCATCGGCGATCTCGCGCGGCAGCTCGGCGGGCGGATGATTGCGCCCGAGATCGCGTGGATCACGACGGACGAGTCGGCGACGTCGCCCTTCGCTCAGTCGTTCCGGGTGCTCGAGCAGTTCAAGCTGGACAAGCAGGTTTTGAAGCGCGAGCTGAAGGCCCGCGGCATCGGCACGCTCGAGATCAAGGTGCGCGGCGTCGATCTCGACCCCGCGGCCTTCCGCAAGCAGCTCGCGCTCAAGGGGGATGCATCCGCCACACTGATCTGCACGCGCGTCGGAGATCGCCGGGTCGCGCTCCTCGCCGAGCGCGCGTAG
- the groES gene encoding co-chaperone GroES produces MSVNIQPLEDRIVIQQVQAEQTTASGLVIPDTAAEKPQEGEVVAVGPGRFDEDGDRIPMDVAVGDKVIYSKYGGTEVKYGGNEYLILSARDVLAKVL; encoded by the coding sequence GTGTCGGTGAACATCCAGCCGCTCGAAGATCGCATTGTCATCCAGCAGGTCCAGGCAGAACAGACCACTGCTTCTGGTCTTGTCATCCCGGACACCGCTGCAGAGAAGCCCCAGGAGGGCGAAGTTGTCGCAGTCGGCCCCGGCCGCTTCGACGAAGACGGCGACCGCATCCCCATGGACGTTGCGGTAGGCGACAAGGTCATCTACTCGAAGTACGGCGGCACCGAGGTGAAGTACGGCGGCAACGAGTACCTCATCCTCTCGGCACGCGACGTGCTCGCAAAGGTTCTCTAA
- a CDS encoding NADP-dependent isocitrate dehydrogenase has translation MAKIIYTHTDEAPLLATYSFLPIVQAYAAKAGVEVETRDISLAGRILATFPENLTEEQRVGDALAELGELAKAPEANIIKLPNISASVPQLKAAIAELQALGYDIPNYPEDDDAEAADVRARYDKIKGSAVNPVLREGNSDRRAPIAVKNYARKHPHSMGEWTAASKTRVATMSADDFRANEQSVVMPADDTLTIRFVTDGETRILKDGLKVLADEVIDGTVLRAAALDKFLAEQIAAAKADDVLFSTHLKATMMKVSDPIIFGRVVRAFFPALFEQYGDVLDAAGLSENNGLAAIIAGAENLPERDGILAAIEQGYAEGPRLAMVNSDKGITNLHVPSDVIVDASMPAMIRIGGHMWGPKGEEDDTLAVLPDSSYSGVYQAVIDDCKANGAYDPTTMGSVANVGLMAQKAEEYGSHDKTFQLDASGRVEVVNAAGEVLISHDVEAGDIWRACQAKDAPIRDWVKLAVTRARVSGQPAVFWLDESRAHDRNLIAKVNEYLGDHDTEGLDIRILSPIEATKFSVERIRRGEDTISVTGNVLRDYLTDLFPILEVGTSAKMLSVVPLMNGGGLFETGAGGSAPKHVQQLVEENHLRWDSLGEFLALAESFRHEATTNDNARAAVLAAALDQATERLLDEDKSPSRKTGEIDNRGSHLYIAAYWAEALASQTEDAELAAAFKPVASEFASQLAAIDAELVSLQGPAVDLGGYYRPDADKVSAVMRPSDAFNSILSQLA, from the coding sequence ATGGCGAAGATCATCTACACGCACACCGACGAGGCACCCCTCCTCGCGACATACTCCTTCCTCCCCATCGTTCAGGCATACGCCGCCAAGGCAGGCGTTGAAGTCGAGACCCGCGACATCTCGCTCGCCGGCCGCATCCTGGCAACCTTCCCCGAGAACCTCACCGAGGAGCAGCGCGTAGGCGACGCCCTCGCCGAGCTCGGCGAACTCGCGAAGGCTCCCGAGGCGAACATCATCAAGCTCCCGAACATCTCGGCTTCGGTCCCCCAGCTCAAGGCCGCCATCGCCGAGCTGCAGGCGCTGGGGTACGACATCCCGAACTACCCCGAAGACGACGACGCCGAAGCTGCCGATGTGCGCGCACGCTACGACAAGATCAAGGGGTCGGCCGTAAACCCCGTCCTGCGCGAGGGCAACTCGGACCGCCGCGCTCCGATCGCGGTGAAGAACTACGCCCGCAAGCACCCGCACTCGATGGGTGAATGGACCGCTGCGTCGAAGACCCGCGTCGCGACCATGTCGGCCGACGACTTTCGCGCGAACGAGCAGTCGGTCGTGATGCCTGCTGACGACACCCTCACGATCCGCTTCGTCACCGACGGTGAGACCCGCATCCTGAAGGACGGCCTCAAGGTGCTTGCGGACGAGGTCATCGACGGCACCGTGCTGCGCGCCGCCGCCCTCGACAAGTTCCTCGCCGAGCAGATCGCTGCCGCGAAGGCCGACGACGTGCTGTTCTCGACGCACCTCAAGGCGACCATGATGAAGGTCTCCGATCCGATCATCTTCGGCCGCGTCGTGCGTGCCTTCTTCCCGGCGCTCTTCGAGCAGTACGGTGACGTCCTCGATGCCGCGGGCCTCTCGGAAAACAACGGCCTCGCCGCGATCATCGCCGGTGCCGAGAACCTCCCCGAGCGCGACGGCATCCTCGCCGCGATCGAGCAGGGCTACGCCGAAGGCCCGCGCCTCGCAATGGTGAACTCCGACAAGGGCATCACGAACCTCCACGTCCCGAGCGACGTCATCGTCGACGCCTCGATGCCCGCGATGATCCGCATCGGCGGCCACATGTGGGGCCCGAAGGGTGAGGAAGACGACACTCTCGCCGTGCTCCCCGACTCGAGCTACTCGGGCGTCTACCAGGCCGTCATCGACGACTGCAAGGCGAACGGCGCATACGACCCCACCACGATGGGCTCGGTCGCGAACGTCGGCCTCATGGCGCAGAAGGCCGAAGAATACGGCTCGCACGACAAGACCTTCCAGTTGGATGCGTCGGGTCGCGTCGAGGTCGTCAACGCGGCTGGCGAGGTGCTCATCTCGCACGACGTCGAGGCTGGCGACATCTGGCGCGCCTGCCAGGCCAAGGATGCGCCGATCCGCGACTGGGTCAAGCTCGCTGTCACCCGCGCCCGTGTCTCGGGCCAGCCGGCCGTGTTCTGGCTCGACGAGTCCCGCGCGCACGACCGCAACCTCATCGCGAAGGTGAACGAGTACCTCGGCGACCACGACACCGAGGGCCTGGACATCCGCATCCTCTCCCCGATCGAGGCCACGAAGTTCTCGGTGGAGCGCATCCGCCGCGGCGAGGACACCATCTCGGTGACCGGCAACGTGCTGCGCGACTACCTCACTGACCTCTTCCCCATCCTCGAGGTTGGCACCTCGGCGAAGATGCTCTCGGTTGTGCCGCTCATGAACGGTGGCGGCCTCTTCGAGACCGGCGCTGGCGGTTCGGCCCCGAAGCACGTGCAGCAGCTCGTCGAAGAGAACCACCTGCGCTGGGACTCGCTCGGTGAGTTCCTCGCGCTCGCAGAGTCCTTCCGCCACGAGGCAACGACGAACGACAACGCGCGCGCCGCGGTTCTCGCCGCTGCGCTCGACCAGGCCACCGAGCGCCTGCTCGACGAGGACAAGTCGCCCTCGCGCAAGACCGGCGAGATCGACAACCGCGGCTCGCACCTCTACATCGCGGCGTACTGGGCCGAGGCCCTCGCGTCGCAGACCGAGGATGCGGAGCTCGCTGCGGCGTTCAAGCCGGTTGCTTCGGAGTTCGCCTCGCAGCTTGCGGCGATCGACGCGGAGCTCGTGTCGCTGCAGGGTCCTGCCGTCGACCTCGGCGGCTACTACCGCCCCGACGCCGACAAGGTCTCGGCCGTGATGCGTCCGTCGGATGCGTTCAACAGCATCCTGAGCCAGCTCGCGTAG
- a CDS encoding GuaB3 family IMP dehydrogenase-related protein has product MTEFEIGRAKRARQVYSLDDVAIIPSRRTRDPEDVSTTWKIDAFEFPTPLVAAPMDSVMSPSTVIEFGKLGGLGVLDLEGLWTRYEDPEPLLAEIADLPAAQATTRIQEIYREPIKGELIKARLQEIRDAGVVVAGALSPQRTQDHYEDVLAAGADIFVIRGSTVSAEHVSENREPLNLKKFIYELDTPVIVGGAASYTSALHLMRTGAAGVLVGFGGGAASTTRRVLGIQAPIATAIADVAGARRDYMDESGGRYVHVIPDGGFGTSGDIVKALALGADAVMLGAALARANNAPGRGWHWGAEARHSKLPRGNRVEIGQVGTLEEIVQGPARQADGTENLMGALRYAMATTGYTDLKSFQKSNIAVIPSSAQ; this is encoded by the coding sequence GTGACTGAATTTGAGATTGGCCGTGCCAAGCGCGCGCGACAGGTGTATTCGCTCGACGACGTTGCCATCATTCCTTCGCGACGCACTCGGGACCCCGAGGATGTGTCGACGACGTGGAAGATCGACGCGTTCGAGTTCCCGACGCCGCTCGTCGCCGCACCGATGGACTCTGTGATGAGCCCAAGCACGGTCATCGAATTCGGCAAGCTTGGTGGCCTCGGGGTCCTCGACCTCGAGGGCCTGTGGACGCGCTACGAAGACCCAGAGCCCCTGCTCGCGGAGATCGCAGACCTGCCCGCGGCCCAGGCGACCACGCGCATCCAGGAGATCTATCGCGAGCCGATTAAGGGCGAGCTCATCAAGGCCCGTTTGCAGGAGATCCGCGACGCGGGCGTTGTCGTCGCGGGCGCGCTCTCGCCGCAGCGGACGCAAGACCACTACGAGGATGTGCTCGCCGCTGGCGCCGACATCTTCGTGATCCGCGGCTCGACGGTGTCGGCCGAGCACGTCTCGGAGAACCGCGAGCCCCTCAACCTCAAGAAGTTCATCTACGAACTCGACACCCCCGTCATTGTCGGCGGTGCCGCGAGCTACACCTCGGCGCTGCACCTCATGCGCACCGGCGCGGCCGGCGTGCTGGTCGGCTTCGGCGGCGGCGCGGCCTCGACCACCCGTCGCGTGCTCGGCATCCAGGCACCGATCGCGACGGCCATCGCGGATGTTGCTGGCGCGCGCCGCGACTACATGGACGAGTCGGGCGGCCGCTACGTGCACGTGATCCCGGACGGCGGCTTCGGTACGTCGGGCGACATCGTCAAGGCCCTCGCACTCGGTGCGGATGCGGTCATGCTCGGGGCAGCGCTCGCCCGCGCGAACAACGCTCCCGGCCGCGGCTGGCACTGGGGCGCGGAGGCACGGCACTCGAAGCTGCCGCGCGGCAACCGCGTCGAGATCGGCCAGGTTGGCACGCTCGAGGAAATCGTGCAGGGCCCCGCCCGTCAGGCCGACGGCACCGAGAACCTCATGGGCGCGCTGCGCTACGCGATGGCGACGACCGGTTATACCGACCTGAAGTCATTCCAGAAGTCGAACATCGCCGTCATCCCCAGCAGCGCGCAGTAA